The bacterium sequence CAACGAAACGATCGTAAATCGATTTTTGAACGAGAATCCGGCTTCCTGCCGAACAAACTTCACCCTGATTGATGAAAACTCCAAACAGGGCTCCATCCACGGCGGCTTCAAAGTCCGCGTCCGCAAAAAAGATATTTGGTGATTTGCCACCGAGCTCCAGTGTCACACGCTTTAGAGTGTCAGCGGCGTTCTTCATAATCATCTTTCCTACGGCAACAGACCCTGTAAATGCAATTTTGTCCACATCCGGATGAACCACAATTTCATGTCCTGCTTCCCCAAAACCCGTTACGATGTTTACAGCGCCAGGGGGAAAACCCACATCGCCGAAACTGGAGGCCAGTTCCAAAATGGAAAGTGGAGTCTGCTCGGCTGGTTTCAACACGCAAGTGCACCCGGCCGCCAATGCCGGCGCGAGTTTCCATGCGGCCATCAACAACGGGTAGTTCCACGGAATGATTTGTCCGGCAACACCGATCGGTTCTTTGAGCGCCAGGCTGAGCGCGTTGTCCGGAACCGGTAGCACTTCGCCATGGATCTTTGTAGCAAGCCCTCCGTAATATTCAAAACAGGTGGCAACATCTCCGATATCCCCTTCCGCTTCAACGATCGGTTTTCCATTGTTCAAACATTCCAAACGAGCAAGCTCAGCCGATCGATTCCGGATGACATCCGCCAGTTTCAAGAGGGTTCGTCCGCGCTCTTGATGAGTTTTGCCGGGCCAATCACCGGAATCGAAACACCGCCGCGCCGCTGCAACCGCGCGATTGACATCTTCGCGATCCCCTTCCGGCACAAGGCCGATAACTTCCTGATTCGCAGGATTCAACGCTTCAAACGTTTTTCCTGAATGACCATTAACAAATTCACCATTGATATACATTTTGTAAGTCTTAGCTGCCATAAAAACTCCTTTTTCGTTGGCTATTTGACTAGTCGTACTTCCTTCTTACTTCATGAAATACGGTTTGTCAAACCGGATCAAAACTATTTCGCTTTTCGACTACCCCAGAAATACAACAACACAGCCAGACCGATCATGACGACAAGACTTACGGAAACTTCCAGCAAAAATCGTGTGGGATTCTCGACTCCTGATGACGGAACGAATACCAGAATCGCTCCAAGGGCGGTAGCGACGAATCCCAGCGCGGCCCAGACTCGATTCGTTTCCAGCTTCCAGAGACCGGCGAACAGATAGAGAAATGGAATGAGTTGAATTACAACCGAGCTGCTCAACAGTTTCTCATAAGCCTCTCGCACATTCGTACCATAGAGTGAAAGCAGGATGAGGCAACTCGAAATCACTGCCTGGACGAGTAACGCTATATACGGAGTGTTCCAGCGCGGATGTGTTTTCCCTAATGCCGGCGGCAAATAAACGCTTAACCCCATTACGAACGGAATTCTGGCAGCACCGGACATCCAAGCCGAGCAGATGCCGAGTACAGCCGTTGAGATCAGTATTGCAACGAAAGGAATGATTCCACTCGCTCCGAGCGCGGAAGCCACCGTAGTTACTGCCTGCATCATTCCCTGAATTGCTCCCACTTCTGACGAAGGCATTGCGATTAAGAGCGCTGCAGTTCCGATCATATACAGAAGAATGCTGATTGTTCCTCCCCAGAAAGCAGCGCGGCCAACCATTGCCTCCGGATTTTTGATTTCGTCTCCCATCACGGAGCCAAGCTCCAATCCGACAAGCGAATACATCACAATGCTTAGAGCGGAAAAACCTCCGTAATCCGTAAAGGAAGGGACGAGCGCGCGAAGTTCAAATGGCGTTGCAGCAACGCCGTTTCTGCGAAGCATCAAGAAACCCGCAATCAGCAGTATCACAAATGTGATCCACGTCCCGAATGCGCCGATGTTGTTCAGCCACTTCCCTACTCCTAATCCACGAATGTGTAAAAACGTGATAAGCCACAGAAAGGAAAGCGAAGCGATTGCAATAAAATTACTTCCTTCAGCAAGGCTGGCCGAGTCAGTGCCTCCTGCATAAACAAGAACTCCCACCAAAATGAAAAGCACCGAAGGGAAATAAAAAAGATTGTTGGTCCAGTAGCACCATCCGGAGATAAACGCATGAAAATCTCCGAACATTTCACGCGTCCAGATGTAGATTCCACCTTCTCCCGGAAAACGCTTCCCGAACTGCGCGACGGCGATGCCACACGGTATGAGGAAAAGGACAAAGGCCAGCAGCCATAAAGTCATGGAACGCCAGCCTTCGCCCGCAATTCGAGGAAGTATGTTGACGTTTACAACCGCAACAACAAGAAGAAGCGTGAGATCAAAGAGTCCAAGCTCCCGCTTTAGATGAGGTGATGTCATGCAGGTAGAGGCAGGGCTTGTCCCTGCCCTTCGCGGGCGACCACAAGGGTCGCCCCTACACGGTTTGTCTTGTCCTTCATCCTTGGGTTTGTTTCAACAAAGGCACGAGTTCACGGAATTTCTCAAGATGAAACTCAATGTCCTTTTCGGTGTGAGCCACGCAAAGAGTCCATTGCTCGTCCCACGCATAGGCCTGCGTCATTACTCCGCGATTCAGCATCCCGTACCACCAGACTTTCCACATTTCTGCATCCACTTCCAGCCAGTCGCGGTAGT is a genomic window containing:
- a CDS encoding APC family permease, translated to MTSPHLKRELGLFDLTLLLVVAVVNVNILPRIAGEGWRSMTLWLLAFVLFLIPCGIAVAQFGKRFPGEGGIYIWTREMFGDFHAFISGWCYWTNNLFYFPSVLFILVGVLVYAGGTDSASLAEGSNFIAIASLSFLWLITFLHIRGLGVGKWLNNIGAFGTWITFVILLIAGFLMLRRNGVAATPFELRALVPSFTDYGGFSALSIVMYSLVGLELGSVMGDEIKNPEAMVGRAAFWGGTISILLYMIGTAALLIAMPSSEVGAIQGMMQAVTTVASALGASGIIPFVAILISTAVLGICSAWMSGAARIPFVMGLSVYLPPALGKTHPRWNTPYIALLVQAVISSCLILLSLYGTNVREAYEKLLSSSVVIQLIPFLYLFAGLWKLETNRVWAALGFVATALGAILVFVPSSGVENPTRFLLEVSVSLVVMIGLAVLLYFWGSRKAK
- a CDS encoding aldehyde dehydrogenase family protein codes for the protein MAAKTYKMYINGEFVNGHSGKTFEALNPANQEVIGLVPEGDREDVNRAVAAARRCFDSGDWPGKTHQERGRTLLKLADVIRNRSAELARLECLNNGKPIVEAEGDIGDVATCFEYYGGLATKIHGEVLPVPDNALSLALKEPIGVAGQIIPWNYPLLMAAWKLAPALAAGCTCVLKPAEQTPLSILELASSFGDVGFPPGAVNIVTGFGEAGHEIVVHPDVDKIAFTGSVAVGKMIMKNAADTLKRVTLELGGKSPNIFFADADFEAAVDGALFGVFINQGEVCSAGSRILVQKSIYDRFVERMTQKARNIKLGSGLDRETKMGPLINKEQMDRVLHFMEIAKKEKLKVAIGGDLAREGELAKGFFVQPTIYYDVDNRSTLGQEEVFGPVASVIPFEDEADAVRIANDSKYGLAAAVWTRDIYKAIRTVKQLKAGIVWVNHMQPTYVEAPWGGYKQSGFGRELGHWGIEEYLETKQVYINLNEQPIGWY